Proteins from a genomic interval of Halorussus rarus:
- the hemH gene encoding ferrochelatase: MTTGVVLLNFGEPAEPTRENVVAYLERIFLNNASLEEADTEEEARERARQLAERRVPGLMEEYEEIGGSPLNPQAEAQADALAAELGDRGYDVETYVGMQFTEPFVGDAVEAARADGVDELVGLPVYPLCGASTTVAALDELKEAAAERDWDVSIAEITGWHRHPQYNALRADNVRRFAAAHDVDLTDEATELVYSAHGTPQHYLDEGSRYDLYVEEFCEVLGRKLGIDSYSLGYQNHENRDIPWTEPDVEEVIEELGDDDSVERVVVEPVSFMHEQSETLSELDDELREEAEDEGLEFYRVPVPHDDDRFKGVLADLAEPFVGDFDPGYYQYRQCQCSDSPNAMCLNAPVERT; encoded by the coding sequence ATGACCACAGGAGTTGTCCTGCTCAACTTCGGCGAGCCGGCCGAACCGACGCGGGAGAACGTCGTGGCCTACCTCGAGCGCATCTTCCTGAACAACGCCTCGCTCGAGGAGGCCGACACCGAGGAGGAGGCCCGCGAGCGAGCCCGGCAGCTGGCCGAGCGCCGCGTCCCGGGGCTCATGGAGGAGTACGAGGAGATCGGGGGCTCCCCGCTGAACCCGCAGGCCGAGGCACAGGCCGACGCGCTGGCCGCCGAACTCGGCGACCGGGGCTACGACGTCGAGACGTACGTCGGCATGCAGTTCACCGAGCCCTTCGTCGGCGACGCGGTCGAGGCCGCCCGCGCCGACGGCGTCGACGAGCTGGTCGGCCTGCCGGTCTACCCGCTCTGCGGCGCCTCGACGACCGTCGCGGCGCTCGACGAGCTGAAGGAGGCCGCGGCCGAGCGCGACTGGGACGTCTCCATCGCCGAGATCACGGGGTGGCACCGCCACCCGCAGTACAACGCGCTCCGCGCGGACAACGTTCGCCGGTTCGCGGCGGCCCACGACGTCGACCTGACCGACGAGGCCACCGAGCTCGTCTACTCGGCCCACGGAACCCCGCAGCACTACCTCGACGAGGGCAGCCGGTACGACCTGTACGTCGAGGAGTTCTGCGAGGTCCTGGGCCGGAAGCTCGGCATCGATTCGTACTCGCTCGGCTACCAGAACCACGAGAACCGCGACATCCCGTGGACCGAGCCCGACGTCGAGGAGGTAATCGAGGAACTCGGCGACGACGACTCCGTCGAGCGGGTCGTGGTCGAGCCGGTCAGCTTCATGCACGAGCAGAGCGAGACCCTCTCGGAGCTCGACGACGAACTCCGGGAGGAGGCCGAGGACGAGGGCCTGGAGTTCTACCGCGTCCCGGTGCCCCACGACGACGACCGGTTCAAGGGCGTGCTCGCGGACCTCGCCGAGCCGTTCGTCGGCGACTTCGACCCCGGCTACTACCAGTACCGGCAGTGTCAGTGCTCGGACTCGCCGAACGCGATGTGCCTGAACGCGCCGGTCGAGCGGACATGA
- a CDS encoding DICT sensory domain-containing protein, whose product MTLSSIIEDVTGTDRTLTVYDPPDSKAVSDLERHFEVQNVDVNEASVSEGPEAFVVLQEGGQFLAAADLERLRRTVTFETGLVDATSFEETQVPDVLKHVSDTTFSTYEKRRMILASREIEERAWRTGGGELHAGFQDLSLFREQWDLYARIAERGVDIHAYGVPDWRPPETEWLTIHAEDTAEIRSSWIVSFDAPDGRDCALVAEERDPGEFAGFWTYDGEIVDEALDHLRSAYS is encoded by the coding sequence ATGACACTCTCGTCCATCATCGAGGACGTGACGGGGACCGACCGAACGCTGACGGTCTACGACCCGCCGGACTCGAAGGCGGTCTCGGACCTGGAGCGCCACTTCGAGGTCCAGAACGTCGACGTGAACGAGGCCTCCGTCTCCGAGGGCCCGGAGGCGTTCGTCGTGTTGCAGGAGGGCGGGCAGTTCCTGGCGGCCGCCGACCTCGAACGACTCCGCCGCACGGTCACCTTCGAGACCGGCCTCGTCGACGCGACCAGTTTCGAGGAGACCCAGGTCCCGGACGTGCTCAAGCACGTCAGCGACACCACGTTCAGCACCTACGAAAAGCGCCGGATGATTCTGGCCTCCCGGGAGATAGAGGAGCGAGCCTGGCGGACCGGCGGGGGCGAGCTCCACGCCGGATTTCAGGACCTGTCGCTGTTCCGCGAGCAGTGGGACCTCTACGCCCGCATCGCCGAACGCGGCGTCGACATCCACGCCTACGGCGTCCCCGACTGGCGGCCGCCCGAAACCGAGTGGCTGACTATCCACGCCGAAGACACGGCCGAGATCCGGAGCTCGTGGATCGTGTCGTTCGACGCTCCGGACGGCCGGGACTGCGCGCTCGTCGCCGAGGAGCGCGACCCCGGCGAGTTCGCCGGCTTCTGGACCTACGACGGCGAGATCGTCGACGAGGCGCTCGACCACCTCCGGTCGGCGTACTCGTAG